In one window of Pseudoliparis swirei isolate HS2019 ecotype Mariana Trench chromosome 15, NWPU_hadal_v1, whole genome shotgun sequence DNA:
- the LOC130205258 gene encoding cyclin-dependent kinase 2-associated protein 1 isoform X2: MDAPPQTKTVGSLQSPSAAANLATLQSYRPLLSDYGPPSLGFSQGSSGSQVPQNKYAELLAIIEELGKEIRPTYAGSKSAMERLKRGIIHARGLVRECLSETERNARS, translated from the exons ATGGATGCGCCCCCACAGACAAAGACAG TTGGAAGCCTCCAGTCTCCCTCAGCAGCCGCTAACCTGGCCACGTTGCAGTCCTACAGGCCCCTGCTGAGCGACTAtggacctccatctctgggatTCTCACAG GGCTCCAGTGGCAGCCAAGTGCCTCAAAACAAATATGCAGAGCTGCTGGCCATCATCGAAGAGCTTGGGAAGGAGATCCGGCCCACATACGCTGGAAGTAAGAGTGCAATGGAGAGACTGAAAAGAG GAATAATCCACGCCAGAGGGTTGGTGCGTGAATGCTTGTCTGAGACGGAGAGAAACGCGAGGTCCTAG
- the LOC130205258 gene encoding cyclin-dependent kinase 2-associated protein 1 isoform X1 yields MSLEMSYKPNVHQHIPGTSGNQVGSLQSPSAAANLATLQSYRPLLSDYGPPSLGFSQGSSGSQVPQNKYAELLAIIEELGKEIRPTYAGSKSAMERLKRGIIHARGLVRECLSETERNARS; encoded by the exons ATGTCTCTGGAAATGTCTTATAAACCCAATGTCCATCAGCACATTCCGGGAACTTCTGGGAACCAGG TTGGAAGCCTCCAGTCTCCCTCAGCAGCCGCTAACCTGGCCACGTTGCAGTCCTACAGGCCCCTGCTGAGCGACTAtggacctccatctctgggatTCTCACAG GGCTCCAGTGGCAGCCAAGTGCCTCAAAACAAATATGCAGAGCTGCTGGCCATCATCGAAGAGCTTGGGAAGGAGATCCGGCCCACATACGCTGGAAGTAAGAGTGCAATGGAGAGACTGAAAAGAG GAATAATCCACGCCAGAGGGTTGGTGCGTGAATGCTTGTCTGAGACGGAGAGAAACGCGAGGTCCTAG